The Mucilaginibacter rubeus genomic interval TGTCGGCAAATTTCAGCGTTTCGGTTTCTTTGAACTTGTACCCGGCATTTTGCTCAGATACGATCACTTTTACAGATTTACCTGCTGCCGAATACGGGGCTTTACTCTGAGCGCTGACAAAGCCAGCCTTTAATAATCCGCCCGCTATGAAACAGGCAATTAAATACTTTTTTTGCATGAGTTTAATTAAATAGGCTTGCCGGTTTGGTTATGAGCCTGGACTATGGCTAACCGGAGTTGTCAAATTTATTAAACTTAATCAGAAAAAAGCAAAATGCGAAATATAAATTATTGCGATTTACACCCATTTTAATAAAAATGATACGCATCAATACCAAATATTTTTTGTTTTTAATTTATTGATTATTAGTAATTTAAATCGAATTTAAAATGGGATTTCCGTTGGGTTTTGATGCGCTAAAATCCGTTAAAAATTGTGGTGTATTTTGTACACGGTTGTTAACCGGATTGCATGGTTTGGGAGGATACTATATCTTATTCCTTTTGAAGACTTACGAAGTTTCAAAAACTTCGTAAGTCTGGATAAGTCGGCGCAAAGAAGCCTTTCTGCTGGGGGGGCTTTTGTGGCGACAAAAGTACCTGGCCCCGCGCGGCCAGGAGCGCGACGATGTAAGTTCATCACAACAATAGTCGTTACCTGCCTCTGTGCGATTGCTTCGTGCCTCGCAATGACGCGGCGGATATGTCATTTGACCTTCACAGATCTCTATTTTCTCCCACTTAGCATGACAGTCCTCCACACCAAATGTCGATCACCTCCACATATCCTGTTTGTTCAACGCGTTGGAATGTGCTAACTTCGCGGCATGTATCCGTTGATAAAACCCATCCTGTTTAAGTTCGATCCCGAGAATGTGCATTACTTTGTTACCCGTAACCTGAAACGTTTTAACCGTTTTCCGGGCGGTACAGCATTGAGTAAGGCAATCTGGGATGTAACAGATCCAAAGCTTGAACGCGAAGTTTTTGGTCTTAAATTCAGGAACCCGGTTGGCCTTGCCGCCGGTTTTGATAAAAATGCCGAAATGATGGGCGAGATGGCTAACCTGGGTTTTGGTTTTGTGGAGATAGGAACTGTTACACCCTTGCCTCAACCGGGTAATGATAAGCCGCGTATGTTTCGCCTGCCGGCAGATAGCGCGCTTGTTAACCGCATGGGCTTTAATAATTTTGGTGTGGATATAGCTGCCGAGCGCATTGCTGCCTTCAGGCGCGATCCTAAAAACGCTAATAAAGGTTTAATCATCGGCGGAAACATCGGCAAAAACAAAGTTACCCCTAATGAGGATGCGGTAAGCGATTATATCAAATGCTTCGACCGTTTGTTTGATGTGGTTGATTATTTTGTGGTGAACGTAAGCTCACCTAATACCCCTGGCCTGCGTGCCCTGCAGGAGAAAGGCCCGTTGATGGAAATTCTGAACACCTTGCAGCAACGCAATAATAAAAACGGTGTCAGCAGACCTATACTGCTAAAAATTGCCCCTGATTTAACCGACTCACAATTGGATGACATTGTTGATATTGTTCAGCAAACAGGTATAGCAGGCTTAATAGCTACTAATACTACTATCAGCAGGGAAAATCTATCATCTCCATCAAAGCTAAAAGAAGAAACGGGGGGATTAAGCGGTAAGCCACTTACCAAACGCTCAACTGAAGTGATCGCTTATCTGCATAAAAAATCAAACGGTTCATTCCCTATTATAGGAGTAGGAGGCATTCACTCGGCCGAAGATGCTATTGAGAAACTAAACGCTGGTGCGTCATTAGTGCAGCTTTATACGGGCTTTATTTATGAGGGGCCGGGATTGATTGGCAGGATTAATAAGAAGCTTCTGAACCGGGATTAAACGGATTTTCTTTTTGATCCCCGTGCCCCGCGGATATTCTGTGTTTTCAACTCCTGTCGTCGATGTATTCCAACACTTGTCTGCTGGCGACCGTGAGGACACGGTCGCGGGAAAATGAACAGCTGTTAACTCTCCCCGTTTCCGTGTCCCCACGGAAACCTCAATACTTTTTAGTTCCGCTATAAATCGGTATTTTCTCAATAAACCAGCGAAAGTAAGGGGGAAGTATCAAGCGAATCCTTAAATCCTAAAAATCAGGGTTCAGGCATAAAAAAAAGTCCCGCCGGATACCGGCAGGACTTTAAGTCTTTTTTCTTCTAAAGAAGAAGGAGATAAATTATTTACCTAATGCGATATCTAAAGCTGCATTGTTTTTAGCTATCTGGCTGTGTTTTGACTCAGCAGAACGGCTTCCGTATTCCAGGTTAGTAGCCAGTTTAAGGAACTGAACTTCTAAACGTGAAAAAGTTTTATTTCTCCTGTCTTTTCTTTTTAAACGAGTAACGCCCATTGTCTTGTATTTTAAATATTTTTTAACCCTGAGGTCGGAAGCGGATTCGAACCGCTGTAAAAGGTTTTGCAGACCTCTGCCTAGCCACTCGGCCATCCGACCCTTTTTTAAGGACTGCAAAGATAGCAATTATTTTTAGCGAACAAATTTATTTGAACGAATTTCGCTTAATTTCTGAACAAAGTATGGCCGTGGCAATGGCAACATTCAATGATTCGGCCTGTCCTACGCGCGGAATAGTTACTTTTTTATTGATTAAGTCCTGTATTTCAGGGCGTAAGCCATTGCCCTCGTTTCCCATAGCTAATAAACCCTCCTCGCCGAAATTTGTACTATAAATATTTTCACCATCCAGCATCGCGCCAAATAATGGGAGTTGTATTTTGGGTAGGATGGTTAAAAGATCGCCGTAATGTACATTTACCCTTGCTAAGGAGCCCATGGTTGCTTGTACTACTTTGGGGTTATAAACATCAACGGTATCTTCAGAGCAAATAATATCGGCAATGCCAAACCAGTCGGCCGTACGGATAATGGTACCCATATTGCCGGGGTCCTGCACGCCATCAAGTACCAGCGAAAACTTGTTTTTCAGTAAGTTGTAATTTAATGCGGGCCATTTTGGTATTTTAACTAAACCAATTACCTCTTGCGGGGTTTTCAAACTGCTGATCTTTTCGAGGTCGGCCGATGAAATTTCCTGAAAATTTATTTTTCGGGATAAATTCAGCATTTTTGGAGCAGTTTCGGCGGTATGGTATATAGTATCAACCTGGTATGCGGCATTTACAAACTCGATAACCGATTTGTAGCCTTCAACCAAAAACAAGCCATGCTCTTTACGGAATTTTTTATGTTGTAAGGACTTTAATAAACTGATCTGTGATTTTGAAAGCATATACTAAACCTGCTGTTTACCGCCTTACAATATTAAGTATTTTGCTGGTTATTATCGGTTCGGGCTGCAGTATTACCCGTGGCATCCGCAAAGACCAGGCGCTGGTACGTAAAATTACCATTAAAGGTATCGACGAGGAATTTTCTGAAGCCGCTATAAATTATGTAGATAAGGAGCAGCAACCTAATAACTGGCTCAATTTACAGCTTTACTACACTTTCAGTAAAAAAGGTAAAAAAAATATTGGTGAAGCTCCCGTGGTTGTGGATAGCAACCTGATTGAGTACTCGCGCCTGCAAATGGAAAAGTTTATCCGTAGTCGTGGTTATCTTAAAGGCAGGGTTACCGATAGCGTAGTGATCAAAAAGCAAAAGGCGGAGTTGGTTTTTACCGCCGATGAAGGCCCGATGTTCCGCATCCGTAAGTTTACCGATAGTATCGGCGATAACAATATCAAAAACCTATACAACGCCAACCGCAATAAAATTACGCATATACAACCCGGCGGGCGTTTTGATACCGATAGTTTAGCTTACGACCGCGATCAGCTTTATCTGTTGATGAAGCATAATGGCTATTATGATTTCTACCGTCAGTATATCAACTTTACTTATGATTCAACCTTTAACAGCAGTGTTGTTGATGTGAAAATGATCATTGATAATCCGGCAGGGAAAAACCAACACCCGGTTTATACCATCAACAATACATTGATCACCATATCAAACAGCCAGGGACGTACCTTGGGTAAGGTTGATACCATACAGGTCGACTCACAATTCAGGTTTGTTGATTACTCAAAAAGGTTTAAGCCAAGGGTAGTAACCGATTATGTTTTCCAGAAAAAGGGCGAGATATATGATATTGATAAGCAAACACGCACCACTACGCGCTTATCGGAGTTAAACGTTTTCAGAAATGTGCCCAACCCGGTTTATGAAAAACTGAAAGATAGCTCCAATAGACTCAACACCCGGATAGATATAGTGCCCCTGAAACGTATGAGCGACCGTGTGGAAGGCGAGGTGTTGTTTAGTGGCGGGCGTTTTGGTTACAACGTAGGCAATACTTTTACCGACAGGAACCTGTTTAAACAGGCGGCTATTTTGCAGCTAAAAGTTAACTGGAGTATCCTTTTTGATAATGGCAATACTGTTGGTAATGATCACAGCAGTATCCAAAACCAGGAGTTCAGGGCGGGTGCACAGCTTACTTATCCGCGCCTTTTGCTGCCGTTTAAATTTCCTTTCCTCGGTAAATTCGCGGTTCCACATACTACATTCTCGTCAAACTACTCACTGTTCTTTCAGAAAGATCTGGTTAAGCGCGAAAGTTTTATCAACTCCATTACTTACGACTTTTTTGATACGCCATATAAATCACATACTATTACGCCCATCAGCATTGAATTTTCCAGAGGTATAATTGATCCGGCTGCACGTGATACCTTGCTTAAGCAAAACAGGTACTCGTACGTTTATCTTATCGGGCGTACAGTTTTTACGGCAGGAAGTCAGTACACTTACCAGGTTAATGCTATAAAGCTTAACAGCTACGAAAACTTTACCTATTTCCGCGGTAGTTTAGATCTTGGCGGCAACTTTCTTAACCTCATCAGTAATATTGCCAACGCTCCTAAAGATACTTTGGGACAGCATAAACTTTTTGGTTACACCTTTGCCCAATATACCAAGGTTGAACTGGATACCCGTTTTTACCGCAGCTTAGGCGGCGAAAGGCAGTTTGTGTTCCGTATTAACCCGGGTATTGGTATCCCTTACGGCAATAGTAATCAGCTTATTTTTGAGAAGAACTTCTATACCGGTGGTGCCAATGATATCAGGGCCTGGTTACCGCGTACCCTTGGGCCGGGACAGTTTAACCGGGGAACCTATTATGGCTCAGACAATACCACAAGGGCCCGTTTAAAATATCTTGATGAGTTTGGTGAAATTAAATTTGTGGCCAATGCCGAATACCGCTACAAGCTTGCCGATAATTTTTTTGGAGCGAAGCTTAAAGGTGCGTTTTTTGTTGACGCAGGTAACGTATGGCGCTTACACGACGAGCCGGATAACCCGAATGGTCAGTTCAAGTTCAGTAACTTTTTAAGTTCTACAGCAATGGGTATAGGTACCGGTCTCCGGTTTGATTTAAGCTTCTTTGTTTTCAGGCTGGATGCAGCTTTTAAATTTAAAGACCCTCAATTTAATGGCAGCGACCAATGGGTATTGGTTAACCATGCCGGCGAATTATTCAGCAAAGGCTCATTCAAAAAAGCTTACGAAGCAGCCAACGGAGGCGAAAGCTACAACTTTATGCAGCTTAACTTTGGTATAGGATTGCCATTTTAAGGGCGGTGTTTGTTAGGTAAAAGGTTAGGTAAAAGGGTAAAGGTGAAAGGCAAAAGGTAGCTGCACCTTTTGCGTCATACATATATGTTTAGATGTAATTTTCGTTTTTTCGCCTTTATTTCATTTTACAGGCCTTTTAGTTTTAACCTTAGAAAAACCTTTAACCTTTCGCCTTTTAGCTTTCACCTTCTTCCTAAAACATATTCTTCAATCCGTCAATAATACTTTCGAAAAAGGTTGGGATGCTTAAACCGTTGTGATAGTTGAAGTATAAGAAAATACAGAAGATCACTACCGCGATAATAATGAACCGCTTAAACATATAGGCCAGTAGTACCAGTAGCAGTGGGATAGCCACCAGTAATATCCAGCTGATATGGAAAGGACTTAGTTTGCTATCGTGTTTGTAGATGTAATATAATATAGCATGTGTACCGCTATCGTTCATGTGCTTGGCATAAAGAAAGCTTGAACGATCAAGCTTGTGACGATAAAAGGCTGTACCCTTGTCAAACTTCAGCTCTTCGGTAAAACCGTTCATTACAAAGGTAAAAACGCCGTTTACATTTTCCTGTATCACGCCTGCTGTATCGGTGGCCACTACGGCAACCTCATCAACCGCAAAGGGGTTTTCTTTAATTACAAAGTTGTTGATGGCAATTTTATCGGCAAATGCAAAGCTGTGTGCAGCTGTAATAAGGCAAAAAATAAGTAAGAGTTTTTTCATGGTTTGATATAAAGCTCCTTTATCGACGCTGTAATTATCTGCAATAAAAATAGTGTTTTTTATGAGCTATAGGTTAAGGAAATAAATACTCACGTTGAGCACGCTGGCAAAAGTTACCCATAGTAAATAAGGGACAAGCAGCCATGCGGCAGTCCGGCTAAGCTTGTTAAACCAATTTATATTTACGATGATGCTGATCCACAGTAAAATGATCACGATCATGGCCCCGGCTATCTGGTGCATGCCGAAGAATATGATTGACCATGAAAAATTTAAAATCAGCTGAATAAAGTACACTGAGCGGGCTATGATGTATGCGGGCTTGCGGCTGCGTTGTTTCCAAACCAGGTAAGCCGAGGTTGCTATCATGATATAAATTACCGTCCAAACCGGTGCGAATAGCCATGATGGGGGATTAAATGGAGGCTTCTTGAGCATACTGTACCAACCCGCAATTTCGGGCCGGGTTACCAGCGAGGCCGCAAATCCGATAGCCAAAACAATCAGTAGACTGATAAGATACGGCAAAAGTTGGAAACGTTTGGTAGATACAGCTACAGGCATAATATTTTATTGAACCGTTAGAAGGGCCTTAAGTTTCAGAAAAAGGCTGATAATTTTAAAACTAAATAAAATGAACAATTTGTGGTGATATAGCAACCGTTTTGCAATAATTACACAGCAAACAGGTAGTATTAACAGTTAAATGTTAGTTTAGCCACCATGATAAAAGCCTACAGGTTATACACCGGCGAAGACGGTCATTCGCACATAGAAAAAGGTATGGTTGAATTGGGGCCGTTGAATGAGGCGCTGGCCATCAGGTTCCAGGAGTCGGAACCGCATGCTTTTTTTGATTGGCATAATGCCCCTGTCGAACAATATGTGATCTCCATTACCGGAACGCTTGAATTTGAAACATATCCCGGCGAAAAGTTTATTCTGAAACCCGGCGAGATCCTGATAGCACAGGACACCACAGGTACAGCACATAAATGGAAATTAATTGATGATGCCCCCTGGAAACGGGTTTATGTTAGCTATGATCCGGCAAAACCTATAAATTTTGTGGCAGATAAATAAAAGAATAACTGCCGCGGGTTTAGCGAAGCGTAACCCGTGGTTGAGTATAGCCGAAGTTTTCAGCTTTGCCTTGAAGGTGGAAGCTTCAATGATGTGTCACCACGGGTTAAAAACCCGCGGCAGATTATAGGTGCAAGTAATATTCCTTTTACAAATACTGATACTAAACCGAGCAAAGTTTCCATAGTTGCGGCAAATCAGTAAATTCGGCAAATACCTTTTATAATCCACAAATGAAAAATACCGAACAAAACTATCGTCGCCATTTTTTAAAGACAGCTGCTTTAGGTACTATCGCCTCCATGGGCATTCCATCTATCGTGTCATCGGCATTGGCTGCAGAAAAACCGGCAAAAAAATTAACCTTTAACCAGGGCGATGTAGTGCTTTTTCAGGGCGATTCCATCACCGACTGGGGGCGCGATCATAACAAAACCGAACCCAATACTACCAGTGCTTTAGGCTCCGGCTATGCGTTGCTTACCGCTTCGCAATTGTTGCTAAAACACGCTGATAAAGGTTTAAAGATCTACAATAAAGGTATCAGCGGTAATAAAGTGTATCAATTAGCCGAGCGCTGGGATACCGATTGTTTAGCCCTGAAGCCAAATGTACTGAGCATCCATATTGGCGTTAACGATTTTTGGCATACGCTTACCGGCGGCTACACCGGCACAATTGATACTTATATCGCCGATTATAAAAAACTGCTTACCCGTACCAAACAGGCCCTACCGGATATTAAACTGGTGATCTGCGAACCCTTTGCCGAAAAAAATGTAAAGGCTGTTGATGATAAATGGTACCCAACGTTTGATTTGTTCCGCAAAGCGGCCAAAGATATAGCTGCCGAGTTTGACGCGGTATTTGTGCCTTATCAATCAGCGTTTGACAAAGCCGAACAAACCGCTCCGGCCACCTACTGGAACCTTGATGGCGTACACCCCAGCGTAGCCGGCGAAGCCCTCATGGCCCAAACATGGCTTAAGGCTACGGGAGCCTTTTAAAGGTAAAAGGGTAAAGATTGTTTTAAGGTAAAAGGATAAAGGTAAAAGGCAAAAGGTAGCTACAGCTTTGCAAGTGGCTAACCTGCATTTTTTAACCTTTCGCCTTTTACCTTTATCCTTTCACCTTCCCCAAAAGACCTTTCGCCTTTAACCTTACAACAAAAACCGTATCTTTGCGCGTAAATGATTGCTATAAATAACCTTACGTTCGAGATTGGTGCGCGGGCCTTATATGATGAAGCCAACTGGCATATTAAACCCGGTGAAAAAATTGGTTTAATTGGTGCCAACGGTACTGGTAAAACCACCCTTTTAAAAATTATTGTAGGCGATTACAAGCCTACCTCCGGAACTGTTTCAATGGCTAAGGACCTTACCATGGGTTACCTTAACCAGGATCTGCTTTCTTATTCATCTGATAAAAATATTGTGCACGTGGCTATGGAAGCTTTTGAGCGCCAGAACCAACTGCACGATGAGATAGAGAACTTGCTTAAAAAGCTGGAAACGGACTATAGCGAAGAACTGTTAAATAAACTAAGCGACAAGCAGCACGAGTTTGAATTGCTTGACGGCTACAATATCGAATACAAAGCCCACGAAATTTTGGCGGGTTTAGGTTTCAGCGATGAGGATTGCAAACGTAAGCTGAGCACTTTTTCGGGCGGTTGGCGTATGCGTGTAATGCTGGCCAAGATCCTGTTACAGGCACCCGATATCCTGCTGCTGGATGAGCCTACCAACCACCTCGATTTACCATCTATTCAATGGTTGGAAGATTATCTGAAAGCTTTTACAGGTGCTATCATCATCGTATCGCACGATAGATGGTTCCTGGATAAGGTGATCAACCGCACCGTTGAATCGCGTAAAGGTAAACTGACCGTTTACGCGGGCAACTATACTTTCTATCTTGAAGAAAAAGCATTGCGCGAAGAAATTCAGCGTGGTGAGTTTAAAAATCAGCAATCAAAAATTAAACAGGAAGAGCGTTTGATCGAGCGTTTCCGCGCCAAGGCTTCTAAAGCTAAAATGGCGCAGTCCCGCATTAAAATGCTGGATAAAATGGAACGTATTGATGATGTTGACGATGATAACCCATCGGTTAACTTCGCTTTCCGTTTCTCCAAGCAATCGGGCAGGCATGTGGTAACCTTAGAGGATATAGTCAAAAAATATCCTGCAATTGATATTTTAAATGGCGGCGAGGCTGTAATTGAAAAAGGCGATAAAATTGCGCTGATAGGTGCCAACGGTAAAGGTAAATCAACCCTGTTGCGTATCATCGCTTCGGCCGATAAGGATTATACAGGTACCATGACTACAGGCCATAACGTAACCACAACGTTTTTTGCCCAGCACCAGTTAGAGTCATTACACCTCGAAAACCAGATACTTCAGGAGCTACAGGCATTCGCCCCAAAACATACCGATACCGAGTTACGCACCATTTTAGGTTCGTTCCTGTTTACCGGCGATGATGTGTTCAAGAAGATCAAAGTACTATCGGGTGGTGAAAAATCGCGTGTGGCTTTAGCTAAAGCGCTTACTGCCGATGCCAATTTTCTGGTACTGGATGAGCCTACCAACCACCTGGATATGCAATCGGTAAATATCCTGATCCAGGCGCTTGACCAATATGAAGGTACTTTCATTGTGGTATCGCACGACAGGTATTTCCTGGATAACGTAGCGAACAAGATTTGGTTTATTGAAGATCAGAAGATCAAGATCTATCCAGGTACCTATGCCGAGTTTGACGAATGGAACGCCAAACGCAAACTGGAACCCAAAGCTGCCGCCCCCGCGCCTCAGCCTAAAAAGGAAGAGAAAAAGCCTGAGCCTGTTAAACAGCCACAAGGCGAAAACAAGCACCAGCAGCTTAAAAAACTGAACCAGGACCTGGCCAAAATGGAAGAACAGATTGCTAACCTCGAAAAAGAGGTAAAGCAGTTTGAAACCCAGCTGGCCGACGAGAAAATATATAGCGATAACGCCAAACTAAAACAAACCAACGCCGCCTACGCTGCTAAACAAGCCGAACTGAAACAAATTCAGGAAAAGTGGGAAGCACTGGCCGAGCAGATTTTGGAGTTGGAATCGTAGGCGCAAAAGCATGTAATTGCGAGCGATCTTGTAACTTCCCCGTCATTGCGAGGCACGAAGCAATCCCCAATTAGCAGAGTAACTGTACAAGTTTCTCTGTATAGTTCGCGATTGCTTCGTTCCTCGCAATGACGTTTGTTTCATAGTGTTTAAATGAAATTAACAGGTTTATATGAAAAAGCTTTACATCGTTCTGTTCATCATCCTGTCACTAAAAACCTTCGCGCAATCCTCTTATAACAACAACGTTTACTCATCAGCCATAAAAAGCGTTGAGTTTTATAATACAGCTAAGCAGGGTTCTTTCCCGGTGATCAATTTAGGATCGGACGAAAAAGTGCTGCTGACCTTTGATGACTTGCGCGGCGGTAGCCGTAATTACTATTATACCATTGAGCATTGTGATGCCAACTGGAACTCATCAAATCTTTCATCTGCCGAATATCTGCAAAGCTTTACCGACGATAGGTTGTACAATTACAACTATTCAACCGGTACCATGCAGAAGTATACGCACTACGAAATCTCGCTTCCCAACAATAATATCGCCCCTAAAATATCGGGTAATTATGTGCTGAAAGTTTATGAAGATGGCGATCAAAACAAAATGGTGCTTACCCGTAGGTTGTATGTACTGGGCAAACGGGTTTCAATAGCTGCCGATCTGGTACCTTCGGCTAATAATGTAACCCGGCAAACCAATCAAAAGGTCAATTTTACAGTGGACTATTCGGGCCTTGTGGTACAAAACCCCGCTTATGCCCTGCGCACGTTCATCATGCAAAATGCCCGTACCGAAACGGCAGTACTTAACGGGCAGCCTACGTATATCCGCGGCACGCAGTTGATTTATAACGATGTAGCTATTAACGATTTCCCAGGCCGAAACGAGTTTAGGCTGTTTGATACACGCACATTAAAGCTCAACTCGCAAAGGGTAGCCAAGATTTATAAAGACTCAACAAACGTAGTGGTACTGCTTGGCGATCCGGTTCGCGATCAGCCTAATTATGTTTTTCAGTACGATAACGACGGTAAATTTTACATACTGAACAACGATGGCACAACCCCGGCCACCGACGCTGATTACGCGCATGTATACTTCACGTTATCAACCAACAAGGATGCCAAAGACGGCGCTCCTTATGTAGTAGGACAGTTTAATAACTATCGCCTGGAAGAAAGCAACAAACTGCACCCACTTGATAACGGCAGGTATACCGTAAACATGCTGTTAAAACAAGGCGTATATGATTATGAATACGTTTGGTTAGATGCCAAAACCGGCAAAGCAGACGATGTACCTTTTGAGGGCAGCCATTTTGAAACCGAGAACGAGTACCAGATGTTGACCTACTATCGTCCGCCCGGTGCAAGGTGGGATGAACTGGTAGGTTTCAGAGAGTTGGTGACAAAGAGGTAGAGCCCGACCTAAACCCAATTAATAATTTTTGTCATTTCGATAGAGCAGAGGGTTGGCATGTGCGATGGGGCGAAAGAGAAATCTAATACGCCTTGTAAAGCAATATAGCATTCGTAAAAGCTTGTCGTATAAGATTTCTCGCTCGTTCCTCGCATCGAAATGACACTTTTTACAGCCAGGTTCCTATCTTTGCCCCAAATCTGACTGACATGACCACAAAATCGCCGCAGGACTCATACACCATCATGAACGAGTTGGTATTACCCAACGATACCAATACATTGAATAACCTGATGGGCGGTCGCCTGTTGCATTGGATGGATATTGCTGCCGCTATTTGCGCGCAGAAACATTGCAATCGTATTGTGGTAACCGCTTCGGTAGATAACGTATCATTTAAAGCCCCTATTAAGCTGGGCGATGTGGTAAGCATTGAGGCTAAGGTTACCCGGGCGTTCACTACCTCGGTAGAAGTAAGGATGGACGTGTGGGCCCAAAATATACCATCCGGCACCAAAGTAAAAAGCAATGAGGCTTATTACACCTTTGTAGCCCTGGATAAAGACGGTCAGAAAACAGCCGTAGCGGAGTTATTGCCTGAAACTGAAAAAGAACAGGCATTATTTGAAGGTGCGCTTCGCCGCCGCCAGTTGAGGCTGATACTGGGCGGTAAAATGAATCCTAACGATGCCACCGAATTAAAAGCACTGTTTTACGGTGATCAGCTGCCGCCTAACCTGGGCGAAGAAATTAAACAGTAACAAAACTTGCTATTGATGGTCTAACAGATAAATAACAATAAGATTATTTGTAGCCATGAGATATTTTCTGTGTTTTTTATTCCCACCTGCTGCCATCCTTACTACAGGCAGGATTGGTGCCTTTATACTCAATATATTTTTAACCCTGTTTTTCTGGATTCCGGGCGTAATCCATGCCATATTGGTAACCAGCGATTACTATGATGCCAAACGCCACAGGCAACTAATGCGGGCAACAAGAAGGGCGAGGTGGTGAGGAACCATGATTAGCCTGATTAAAGGATTCCCTGATGCTGTTGGCTGAAATTGTTTGAGATGATAGGTTACACATTACTAATCATCAGGAAATCCTAAAATCCCGAAAATCAAGGTTCAAAATAATTTACCATATTTGCCACGATGCAAAAAGGTAAGCTATTAATTATCGACGACGAAGAACGCCTGCGCAACCTGCTGGCGCGCATTTTACAGTTGGAAGGCCATGAGGTTATTACTGCCGGCACTGCCAAGGAAGGCTTGAAAAAGCTGCAGCATGAAAGCATCCAGGTGGTTTTGAGCGATGTTAAGCTGCCCGATATTGATGGCATCACCCTGTCCGAAACCATCAAGAAAAATTACCCTACAACGGAAATTATTGTCCTTACCGCCTATGGTACCATTAATGATGGCGTAAAAGCCATTAAGGCCGGGGCATTTGATTATATCACCAAGGGCGATGATAATGAAAAGATCATTCCGCTGGTGAGCAAGGCCATGGATAAAGCCCTGCTGCAACAGCAAGTAATGGACTTGCAAAGTAAACTGAATGACCGGTTTGGTTTCGACAGGTTGATAGGAAAATCTAACGCCATTACCGATGTCATTAAGCTGGCCCAAAAGGTGGCCCTTACCGATACCACAGTTTTATTATTAGGCGAAACAGGTACCGGTAAAGAGATCTTTGCCGAGGCTATTCACCAGGCCAGTAACCGTAGCGCCAAATCATTTGTAGCGGTAAATTGCAGCGCTTTTACCAAAGAGTTGCTGGAAAGTGAATTGTTTGGTCATAAAGCAGGCTCATTTACCGGAGCTGTAAAAGATAAAAAGGGACTTTTTGAAGAGGCCAACAGCGGTACTATATTTTTAGATGAAATAGGTGAACTTGATCACGATCTGCAGGCCAAGCTACTTCGCGTGCTT includes:
- the abc-f gene encoding ribosomal protection-like ABC-F family protein, whose protein sequence is MIAINNLTFEIGARALYDEANWHIKPGEKIGLIGANGTGKTTLLKIIVGDYKPTSGTVSMAKDLTMGYLNQDLLSYSSDKNIVHVAMEAFERQNQLHDEIENLLKKLETDYSEELLNKLSDKQHEFELLDGYNIEYKAHEILAGLGFSDEDCKRKLSTFSGGWRMRVMLAKILLQAPDILLLDEPTNHLDLPSIQWLEDYLKAFTGAIIIVSHDRWFLDKVINRTVESRKGKLTVYAGNYTFYLEEKALREEIQRGEFKNQQSKIKQEERLIERFRAKASKAKMAQSRIKMLDKMERIDDVDDDNPSVNFAFRFSKQSGRHVVTLEDIVKKYPAIDILNGGEAVIEKGDKIALIGANGKGKSTLLRIIASADKDYTGTMTTGHNVTTTFFAQHQLESLHLENQILQELQAFAPKHTDTELRTILGSFLFTGDDVFKKIKVLSGGEKSRVALAKALTADANFLVLDEPTNHLDMQSVNILIQALDQYEGTFIVVSHDRYFLDNVANKIWFIEDQKIKIYPGTYAEFDEWNAKRKLEPKAAAPAPQPKKEEKKPEPVKQPQGENKHQQLKKLNQDLAKMEEQIANLEKEVKQFETQLADEKIYSDNAKLKQTNAAYAAKQAELKQIQEKWEALAEQILELES
- a CDS encoding sigma-54-dependent transcriptional regulator — translated: MQKGKLLIIDDEERLRNLLARILQLEGHEVITAGTAKEGLKKLQHESIQVVLSDVKLPDIDGITLSETIKKNYPTTEIIVLTAYGTINDGVKAIKAGAFDYITKGDDNEKIIPLVSKAMDKALLQQQVMDLQSKLNDRFGFDRLIGKSNAITDVIKLAQKVALTDTTVLLLGETGTGKEIFAEAIHQASNRSAKSFVAVNCSAFTKELLESELFGHKAGSFTGAVKDKKGLFEEANSGTIFLDEIGELDHDLQAKLLRVLESQQFIKIGDTKPTQVNVRILAATNRNLLNEINDGHFRSDLYYRLSVFQITLPALRERKKDIKLLAEFFMQHFALKVKKQVNTLSDEFVEKLEAYPWPGNIRELKNIVERAVILTDSNVLDESLLPYEVQQQQVKSGAPISAFDLSSVEKLHIQRVLNHTHGNRAEAAHLLNIGVATLYRKLKEYNLE
- a CDS encoding DUF5103 domain-containing protein, giving the protein MKKLYIVLFIILSLKTFAQSSYNNNVYSSAIKSVEFYNTAKQGSFPVINLGSDEKVLLTFDDLRGGSRNYYYTIEHCDANWNSSNLSSAEYLQSFTDDRLYNYNYSTGTMQKYTHYEISLPNNNIAPKISGNYVLKVYEDGDQNKMVLTRRLYVLGKRVSIAADLVPSANNVTRQTNQKVNFTVDYSGLVVQNPAYALRTFIMQNARTETAVLNGQPTYIRGTQLIYNDVAINDFPGRNEFRLFDTRTLKLNSQRVAKIYKDSTNVVVLLGDPVRDQPNYVFQYDNDGKFYILNNDGTTPATDADYAHVYFTLSTNKDAKDGAPYVVGQFNNYRLEESNKLHPLDNGRYTVNMLLKQGVYDYEYVWLDAKTGKADDVPFEGSHFETENEYQMLTYYRPPGARWDELVGFRELVTKR
- a CDS encoding YqaE/Pmp3 family membrane protein yields the protein MRYFLCFLFPPAAILTTGRIGAFILNIFLTLFFWIPGVIHAILVTSDYYDAKRHRQLMRATRRARW
- a CDS encoding acyl-CoA thioesterase, whose amino-acid sequence is MTTKSPQDSYTIMNELVLPNDTNTLNNLMGGRLLHWMDIAAAICAQKHCNRIVVTASVDNVSFKAPIKLGDVVSIEAKVTRAFTTSVEVRMDVWAQNIPSGTKVKSNEAYYTFVALDKDGQKTAVAELLPETEKEQALFEGALRRRQLRLILGGKMNPNDATELKALFYGDQLPPNLGEEIKQ